Within Lolium rigidum isolate FL_2022 chromosome 5, APGP_CSIRO_Lrig_0.1, whole genome shotgun sequence, the genomic segment TTTCTCTCCTACTTCAGGTGTACTCTATATTTTATAAATGGTTATCAAGAGGTAGGCCATCTAAAGTAATAGAGAAATATTTTGAAGATGAAGTGGGAAACAATGCAAGAAATTTAACGAACAACATTTCTTTTTAATAGAAACAAGATAAGATGTATTTATCATtcttagggtcttcctattttctAATCCAAATTTAGGATCACGAACCTAAGGGCAACACAGTGCTTTGATACCATCTGTTGTGATCTCACCTGAAAAAGTGAGAGTCTCTGTGCAATAGTGCTAGTCGCGGATCGAaatgctagcacacacagtttaagatgaaatatcaagtagcaaaggtcttcattacaacgtAAGATCCAGcgaaaataaaatagttcgatacaagttGCATAGCTCTCAGGCTAGCACAAATTCAGAGTTTTAAGCAGCAAGGAATCTTAAAGCATGGAGCGatcttccttcatgaagccaGAGGCAGATATGTTGGGCAAAGAATCGTGAACCTAAACAATTATCTTCAGCTAGAGaagtaacctgcaacataaaacgttacagCCCGAAGATCAATACATTtgtaattgtattggcaagatgacactatggtgcaCACAAGTGGCAACCTAACACATACGTGATCATTTGGCTAgtagagctcaggcatatttgcgtaaagccaattttgtcctatcatttgacaaattattttctttcatactaattaagcggtaccattgatagacatcaatgaacctggacaccaccgatagacatcagtgagccttgacaccaccgatagacatcagtgagccttcCTATTGCATATGATCAACTTGGGTTGGGCGACCTACCCCTACAGACacagaccatagacatggcacgggacatgctagccgatagtcacttgcaccaattgtcatattccctgttcacccatcaagttttatttaagaaattggaatgaggagatcttcgaacaggtGCCTTGTCAGTtcactcaaattgtccgtaaccggggacatgtctaagtacttagttttaacactctgcagaggttgtacaaatttacccacatgacctagtctgctcttcttccatgatgcacattttgcttaaatggacagatgttgactaggacaagacttttccgaagtgatcccccagaccattctctacggacccgtaccaacctacaatccCCTACATTATCTGTCATgtaggatccgggttctcacaacatactccatcaagccagagcccaattagcatgtggctgtacggtagctattgagcaaggttgtctacaatctctttgttcctgggtggccgtccacaagtgcgatacacacgaccgccatagacatgactccggtgtaaccactcaacataaaccaagcaataccaattccacccaggtagttcattaaacttagttgtttttctccataactcactaacaaaatcatttcatagcatagctgagcaacaactaaatttaatggcaacAATGAAAAtcaagtaggggtagctagactactgggattgcatagcaagcataaaaccctacacatgtatactacaaaaatcTCTATTGTGCATACATAAAAActgggacatttgtgagggtgtgtcacttgcctggataaggtgggcagttggcacaatcttcacaagcacaaccgttgcagtcggcacaatcacaatctacaaacAGATAACATTGCACCATAAGCATGGTTCCATACATTGATATGCACAAACAGAAAACATGGGATGCATATGAGatttacacaagtgcactccaTTTATTATTCTCTGAttgtcactatatgcatgatgccatggtcaagttttacgATTGGTTGAATTACTGCGAACCGTCTATGTCACACTAGCGCAGGACAACTACCATTAAATGTAAAAGGTGTTTTGGTAAAGTAGACAAATGGTGATTTTGGTACTACTGGACAGAGggttccatttgcaagcatatgcaAAAGGAATCACTCGAAAAGGGTATGTAGATCTAAATTTATGGGTGAAGTACTCCGATTAGGCATTTAAAAATGAATGAAATCTCAAACTTCTGTAAGTCCACATTTTATTGTTCCACaatgttccttatatttttaagattccaacggtatattatttgTGATTTTTGGACATACAAAACTCTGGTTGTGATTTTTTAAAAGCACGGACTATCGAAACTGAGATTAAACGCAAACTAGGGTGTGTCCCTAACACTTGGCGCAACGTGCTTGGTCCGTACCCCTTCATCGTGGATCAGCCTCTGTAACTGTTGGATCTAACTAAAATGCACGTTCCCGGTCTGTttgcagaaaagaaaaggaaaaaaagggaAGGGGCTCACATGGCGGTGATGTGGCGCACACGTGGCGCTGACGTGGCGCCAACGATGGTggtggctggcggcggcgcggccagatggcgtggcggcggcgcttcCCAGCGTCTCCCGTCTTGGCCAAGGCGCGGACAGCATGCGGGGCGGTGAGGCGGAGCTAGGGGCGTctatggcgcggcccaagggggtccCTGCCGGCGGCGTGGggtggctggaggaggcggcggggcggcgaactccggcgagcaattgtgGGGCACCCTAGCGGCATGGGTGCTGGAAAAAGATGGGAAAAGGGAGAGGGGACCGGGGCCTTTATAGGAGGCTGCTCGGACGGGAGGGGTGCTGGGGGGTGGGGAGAATGGGGAGGAGATGGTGGCTGGGGCAGTTCAGGCACAGAGGTCGTGTGAGCGTGCGCGTCGTGAGGAGATCgatggaaaccttgtgaaaaggGCTTCAATATGGAaccacttttaaaacaaaataaaacatttataaaacaaaaatttggCATATGCCTAAGTGGCTAAAGTGGCCTTTTTAGTTTTGATGTTTTGAAATAGGATTTGAATttggattttccctataaatgcaatgatgacatgatgcaatgcatgatgtttggaaattttttaaaatttgggatgttatagGGAAAAACCCCATAGAGTATAGAGAACAATATATGTCATATATATTTTTCCTAAAACCCCGGCggggaaaacagaaaatatgacatatcatcttgtgttgatattacctcattaaaaactTTGATGAGAACCTGTGTAGTAAACTCGTAAAGGGAAAAAGAGtgtaatatgatgctttgaacatGATTGATTCAGGAAGATACTCCCCCTGATTCTTGCAAATTTGGAAGCCATCGCATACCAATTCCATAAAATACTTCTGGAATGTTGAAGTTGGTAGAGACTTCGTGAACAAACCAATAACAGTATTGTATGATTTTACTTGCTAGATGTGTATTCTCCAACTCTTCTGAAGTTCATGGAGATAAAACAATCTAGAGGCAATATGCTTAGTGATATTGCTCTTGATGTATCATGTTTGCATCCATGAAACACAAGCAACATTATCTGTGTAGATAATTATTGATGGTTCAAGAGAACCAATACCACATGACTAATGTATGTGGTTTATCATTCCATAAAGCAACACGTGTGTACGAGGCCTTGTATTTTAGAATGATTGGTAGGTGTAGTCACCAGAGTCTGTTTCAAAGACATCAATGGAGTGACAATTTTATCATGTTGATACACATTGTGGGGATCATTCAAGTAGCCAATATCAGTGTATCCTGATGATATTGGAGTTTAGATTTCTCTTAAATTACAAGAATATGTCAAGTAATGTGTGGTGCCTTGGACATATCGAAAGATATTCTTGATTTCCAACCAATTTGTGTTGGTGGGTTCAATGGCATTGAGATATGAAACTTCAAGTCCCAACATCCATTCTACATCATCCCTTGGTTTGAGTGaatctttctctacgtctagagatcgaCCAACCGGTATGGGAGATGGATATGACTTGTACATTTAAGTTTCTCAAATATTTATAATGTAGGAAACTTGGTGTACCATAATACTTGAGTGAAGTAGCTCGACTTGTAATAGGTCGAACGAGACAACCTGATGCTCTAGATTGTGTAAATCGGTCATTTACCAAGATTCACATCCCCTAGATGGAAGATCCCTACGGCCTCCTATAATTCGCTATAATAGCACAACTAAAAAATTACAATGGTGACCGAGGTCTATTCTATATGTGTCATAAACGCGTCCGCTAGGCCGACTTATAAAGGTGCCAAGAATGAGGATTTGATGGAGATAAAGACCTAACCGACTACGAAGTCCTATACTGTGCCGTCAAGTATGTCATGTTTTGAGTTACAAGTATTCCTTCTTCGCGAACCTTCTGAATCAGGCTTGCACCTTCCTTATTCTGTTGGGCCTCCATCTTCTAGCAACTGAGCAGCCTGACAACCTTGATAGTTTCTCCACCCAAGTGGACCACCCCATCTTGCTAGTTTAAGCCTCTATCGTGCTATACCTTATTCAGCATAACCCTGACAGTAGCCCCTGAAATTTGTTTAGACTCGTGCCGTCTTGATGAAGTGCTTTAATACATTTATCTGTCTTGCTTTGTTTAGTTGGCAAAACAATCTTGAAGGGTTCCTAGTCATTCGATTTCAAACTTTATTGTTCTAGGAGAAAGCTAGTCAGCTAACAGTTATTTTTTTGCGAAGATGACAGGCGGTTGAACATGAGTGATGTTAAAGAGAATCTTTCGGTATCATTTTGTCTGACCGATTGATACGAAGTTTCAATTTCACGTCACCACCTTCACCTCAGGACATAGTGACATACACACGGTTCCCGATATTAATGCACGAGGAAACAAATCGATCGTGTGAATGCGGAGGATTTGTTTTCAAATGTGGTGATTTCATACCAATTTCATCTAGAAGAAGGATAGGCATAAAAGGGATTTCCCCCTTTCCTTCTCCTCTCATTGCTCACTGCTCACTGCTCACTGCGCAGCCACAAACCCTCACCACCGACAGCCGTGCTGCCTGCTTAGAGATTTGTTCCCCGACATAGGCCACAATTTGTCCACGACtttaaaatctaaaaaaaaatcgGATAGCCCATGCCAGACGAGTGCTCGATTGTCTCTCTCCCTAGTTAGGATGAGGCAGAGAGGACGATGGTGTCGCGGCCCCAAGGAACAAAACAAAGGACAATCCAACGCACCGCCGCCAATCCAAACTAGATATGAAGGACTACGAGGTGCCGGAGAAATTCGAGGCCAccaaggaagaagaggaggaggagaaagaagaagatgatgcctcCATCCAAGTTCCCTAGGAGAGCGACTCTTGGCGCCCATGCAAGCTCAAGGCGGTAgatctcaagaatatgcaagatgtGGCCTTCCTCGAAGCCTGCTCATGGCAGGTCATGGAGAAGAAAGAGCGACCGAACCTGCAACACAGTGAGCGTGTGATGATCAAGGCCTACGTTGAGCGTGGCCTCTCCATGCCGCCTTCGAAGTTCTTCACCGAGGTACTCCGCCTCTTTCGCTCTAGCCCCGCAACGTGTAGCCTAATAGTATTTGTTGACTTAGTGGTTATGTTGCCATCTCGGAACGGCACCTCGACAACAAGTAGAGGCTAGATTTATTTTTGTACATTAACCAACTCAAGCGGCAGCCACTAGAGAAGGGGGGCATTTTTGGATTGTTTTTACTCCTTTATTTCATATAGATGTCCTTGTGTAGCAATAGGATTTATGTGTTTAACTGAGCTTTCACACGCCTTTTATGCTTGTTTCAACAAGATCTCAAAATATTAAGGCAATgctgaaatatcaatgaaaaactATCATTTTTATGGTATTTTGAGATGATAAAAAATCATCTAAGTACTTAACCACGCGCCCGGGCTAAAGAGGGATGCGAGGAGGAACTCCACAGAGTTTAGCGGGCATCTGTATGGGAGGACTCCGCCCGTACCGTCCAGCCATACGCTACGCCAGGAGCTCCGCCTCGTCAAATATATTCACCTCGCGCAAACGGATTAGAGATCCAACATATACAGCCACTAAAAACACCAAAACATCACCTCTGGGATAGATCTGGAGGAGAAACTTGAGAGAATACATCATCCGAGCTGCTACACAAAGCATTGGAGGATAAGGCATCATTCCCCTCATCATCAACCGCGTTGGAGATGCACTAACTGTGACGGTGAGTTGCTAGCTGTTATCTCTCGGACGTGTATATCGAGTACACACATCTGGCCAGTCTGCGTACTAATTCTCTCAAAGGAATGGAAAGGCACGCATGCTTACTGCTCCATCCGTTTCATGAAAGTTGTTTGACAATCTTCAagtaatggagggagtactattaaatactccctccatccacaaataagtggacgcgCGCGGTTTCCAAGAGACCTTAaactttttgtatttttttatttcttcaatCAATCTGCTCATTAATTTAAAAGATGCTTTGATTTAGGTGCTAGTAAATGTTGTGCATGATAGTAACCAATAAAACAACATTGAGAAACCAAAAATGATAATGGGGCTAAAATTAAGGCATGCACTAGGGGTCTAAACGTAAAAATATACTAAAAtatctagatgtacacttatttgtgaatTTTTTAGAAGGTTAGATgtgcacttatttgtggacggagggagtatgatgaTGTGAACCTGAACTTGTTTTGTTGTTTGGCTTCAATATGCAGCTTTTTGTGTATATATCAACATATTATACCTTAGTGTACCTTAGAAATGCCCATTTTCATATCATACTCCTCCTACATTTGTTCCTTATTAGTTTTTGGTGATGTCCTCTTCCCTTCtatttttctatattttccgTTTTGTATCCGATTCCAAGGAGATGAGAAAAAAGGAAACAAGAAAGTATGTTTCAGTCCATTTCGTTTCGTTTTCAACCCTGAGTTGGAGTAATGCCACACAGCTCTGGCCACTATCTAACCAAGGGTGATTCTCAGTTTCTTCTCCATGTACATATCTAGGGCTTatcagttctttttttttttttgagaaacacagtacaaacgcaggcgctcagatacacgcgcatacactcacccctatgaacgcacacacgcacaccctacccctatgagcacctccggaagaccgagccggcggattggatcttgatattgacgaagtcaccacaggcgcctcgctgtcgacaggaacgtcgcctcccactgaaagaatattccgcctttatgagacacacagatgtcaaacctggggtttgaactctggtgggctgggggtacaaccaccctcctaaccacccaacctcaggttggttctcagggCTTATCAGTTCTGAtctatattttcgaaataaacagACCAGTTACGCTACAAGAAATATTTCAGTAGGTGCTTTATTTAGATGGAAATATTTCAGCAATTCTAGTGTATTTCAACCGTGTGCTTCTCAAATCAATTAAGCAGACCGCTGCCTGCACAAAATATGTTCAACAAAAACATCATCAAGTGATCAAAAGCCTCATGCCTCCACAAGAACTGCTCCGTAGAGGGTGAAGCTGCAACCCTTTGGTATTCGGTTTCACCCAGTGCATGCTTCCCAACAGTATCAAGGGTACAAAATTAATCAGGATATTTATGGTGAGCTGGAGCTGTAACTGATATTTAGGGCTACTAGCTTCCAATTTCACATCATGCATTGAATGGCTACACCTTAATTAAGGAAGGGTAGCTCgcgagcctccatggatgcattcGACGGACCATTCCATCCCGTGCAGGCATGAAAATTGCCCGACGCTATGTCACGGACAGTTCCAAGATGAACAGTTAAGTATATAGTGCTGTGTTTGGAAACTAGCTAGGCAGAGTACATGTATAAGTAGGACCTCCAGCTAGCTCCCTGTTCAGTCCACAGCTGATCGAATCAAGTCAAAAGAAGACATCACTTCGTGTCCATAACAAGAGACAAACTCAGAAAGGCAAAGCGAAATGGGCAGCATGGAGGAAGCGCTGCTGCTGAAGCCGCCACCGTCGGTGGTGGTGTGCCACCACGCTGCGGCGGCTGAAGCAGCGGCGGAGGCGTGCCACCACGATGGGTGCCCTGGCTGCGCCATGGACCGGAGGAAGGTAAGCCTCCGAGGAAGCATCCCCTACAAGGAGCTTTTCTACGTCGGCGCCACCTCCCTCGCCGCATGTAAGTTTATATGCATACATCTATTAATTTGTCCATCTGAAAGAACGGAGTCGACTGTTAATTACGTGTGCAGAAACAAAACCACAAATATAATTAAGACTGGTCTAAAATCGCATTGCAAACTCCTATATTTTCTACTGATTATTCTTTTAGAAACGAAAGAGAAGTTTCCTTTGTCCAGCCGTGAATCCATCCCCAGAGGATGTGTACCATATCCAGGGACAGGACAACATCTGACACATGTTGGTTGTAAATCATCCTTATGTGTTTTACAATACATGTACTTATTTTTTTAGTGAACTATACATATACTTGTTTCTACCTGCCGCCTTACACAATCACTGCAAACCTATTTTTTATACTTTGATATTAGCTCGAGACACATATCAGTTTTGACAAAATATGCTCTTGGTTTGTCCTTTTCAGCTCTTCCAATTACGTGCCTCTTCCCCTTCATGTATTTTATGGTACGTATCTCATTGCAAAGTATATGCTGTACATTACTGTACACAATATTATGATTATTGAAATTAAATATTCCATGCGATAATAAAATCCACAAATGAGTAATAATCCATGCGATAATATAGGAGCTAAAGGTCGCAACTGCACCTTTATGGGTTATAAGATCTCTTACAGTATCCCTTTTCTACAGGTTAGAGACTTCCACATTGCTAAAACAGAGGAAGATATTGGATCCTATGCTGGTTTTCTTGGTATAGTTTTTGCCTCCTCCGTTAAAAGATAATTCATCATAATTTGTATTATCTATTAATTATCAGAGAGATTATACTCGAGATGTCACGCATATTCAAATTTGTCCATTTATTGGTCTTTCCAAATGCAGCTGCTTCATACATGATTGGTAGAGGCATTACTTCGATTTTCTGGGGCATCGCCTCAGATCGTCTCGGCCGGAAGCCTGTGATTGTCTTTGCAATGCTATCTGTGTAAGTGCATTTAACATCATTTCTCATCTGTAAGTACAGAGTTACTTAGCCGTACGTGTCACTTGTATGTATGTTGCAGGGTCATACTTCAGACACTCTTCGGCTTAAGTACAAAGTATTGGATGGCGATTGCGGCAAGACTTCTTCTAGGTTCTCTAAATGGTATACTTGGACCAGTTAAGGTACTTGACATGTAGCAGTTTCATTAAGCATGTAGACGTAGGCATCTCAGTTGTGTTTTTATATGTACCCTATTCCTAGGGGTCTGTGGTAACATAACCTCTACTGACCGTTGCAGGCTTATGCCATTGAAGTTTGTCCAACTGAACACCAAGCTCTTGGGATCTCAATTGTAATCTCTTGGGCAACTCTACGTAGTTTGAaccaaatttttattatttttatatgcAATAATATTTTTAATATAAAAACTAGAATAATCTAATTATTAATAAAAGATGATATTAATTTCTCTTTAATtgtatttctggaaaaaaaaccaTAATTATAGGTGAACACCATGTGGGGTTTTGGTATTGTTATTGGTCCAGGACTTGGAGGCTACCTTTCGCAGGTACAATTCTATACGGACTAGAAAAGTGGCTTGCGTAATTGCGCAGACAACATCTTCAACTGTTTTACAATCTTTTTTCATTATAAAATGACTCTAAATGACATAAAAAGTATGCATTCTTTTTTATGTTTTGATCACACATGTACCACCTTCAATGTTGAAAATACAGAAAAAATATATAATATCAACGTAATAGAATAGGATATGGAAGTGGTATCTTTAATTGGGAAACAATGCACTGAAAACCTCGATTTCTTATTTAAATATTTTTGTTCATGTGCATATATACATAGTTCGCCTCCAGAATCATTTTTGCAAACCCCTCTTAGTACGATTTTCTTGACTGTCCATCCTTTGATAGTTGGAAATGTCTTTGTAGATCGGTTGATAGGGCATCCACTCATCAGTGATCATGATCGAAGCTTGTTATTTCTAAGATCCATTATTGGGCATGtaaataaaattttcttttgtaCACATGTGAAAACTTCATGTTTTGTACAAAAATCTATTGAGTCTAAAAAATACTGCCAGTTACACCCAACGTAGAGCTACAACAATTAATACGGAGTACTTGTGACCTTGGACATTTATTTATCCGCCCCTCCCACAGCCTTATTCCAATTGGTCTTAACACTCATTATAGCCTCGAAATCACCACCAGCCAAGTTCACATGCATTTTCTGTTTCACATGCACTCTTTGTTGCACAAAAATCATATCCACTGTAACTCACTTGCTCTCTCCAATTTTCTCATTTCCACACGAGTTGTACATTTCAAAGCTCATTAGGATATTAAATAGACAAATACAGAATGACAATTTATCTCATAGACGATGGTTCCTATTATCTATAAGGCAGTTCCCGTCAAGTAAACATAAtactcaattgatgcagaggccgggacgaagctcccatttcgaaaaaaaaagtaaaCATAATACTTTGGATATTTTACTCATGTCCGTAAACTGTAATCTAATGTTAAAGCTCTTGGATGAAGTTATGTGCTAGAAAGTTAGATTAATTAATTGAGGCCTGATGGTctgatgatctttttagttcctacATGGTTAAAGGTTATGCTCAAATGCAATTCATTTATAACTAATTTTTAATTAATTCATGTGCCGGTTTTTATTTCACTGATAATTGGCCTAGTATAATTAGCATATGCATGGGATGTTTAGCTATTACAGGAAATACTTACGGGATGGTCAAATATTAGCTAGTTCATGTTATTCATGTTTTGCAGGTTGCATTAAGAGTTTTGCTAATTTCATAAAATAAATTTGTTATTGTGATTATAAGGTGCATTGCCAGAATCTAGTAAGAATCTTTCCAAATAAGTGCAGCCAACAAAATATTAGTACTATGAAAAACACTAAGAAGACACACAATTAAGATAAGTTGAATCACACGTGTAAAATATATACACCGACAATTTACCAGTTCCAGGATGAAAACATTAATGGTTAAGTCTAAACCGTGGGTGTGCCTCTAAAACTTCATGATTGACACATGTAGACATTTGTCCATATTGGATTAAAGATCAACCAGTGATCTCATAATCAAACAATATGAAGTGATAAGCCATGGGCgaactttttttttccaaaaaaatattaAGTAAATATACAAAAATTACCCTTATAATGTTCATGTTTGTAGACAACAAAACAGGAACTCGACGAAACAAATATGTAGGAAATTAAGAATATGACGTGGACATATTTTTCAGAGATGTTCCTGCTGATCATGTTTCTTCTTACTGATTCTGTTGCTTCTTGACATGGTTTTGGCTGTATGATAAGGTCTACAGTGAACACTATGCCATAAAATCCCAGCCTAGCTACTACTATATCAAGCACCTTGCATCAGCAGAAAGAAACATCAACATCTGCAACCTGTAGCCTCAACCAATCATAAGGGTAGCATTAATTGCACAATGAGGATACTTACTAATGATTATATAGCCTGGTCCATACCTATCTCACCCTGAATAATGCTAGGATAGATACAAATTTATGTTAGAGCGAGATGAAAATTAGTGTAGGGTGTAGATGGTCATTCTTTCAACTTAATGTTTAACTGGATATTTACAGATCAATTATCTGAGCTTTACTGACATGTTAAATCAATcgacatattttttttttttggaatttctaGCAAAATTTTGTTTCTTTAGAAAATCTATACTCCACTAAATTTCGTTGGAATGTAATATGATTTATGTAGCTTTAAATTTTGGATGAACTTTTTTTAATATATACAAAAATAATATATATTACCTGGTGAGTGTGCATTTACGTGTATACTTTCTATTTCAAAAAATTAAGAGATGAACGGCTTTCATTTCCTAATTACTTCACTCTCTTTCTATCAGCCTGCTGAAAAATATCCACAAATATTCTCCAAGGAGTCAGTTCTTGGGAGGTAGATCATGCATCCTTCAAGCACATGATATATTTAGTTATCAAAACTTGCTTGTAAGTACAACATTACTCATATTTAATTAACTGGATTTTGCAGGTTCCCATATCTCTTACCTTGTCTGGCTGTATCATTCTTTGCTGCTGTTGTTTTGATAAGTTGTATATGGCTTCCGGTATGTATATCTCTGCACTATATAATCCCTCTTCTTATGATTATTTAACTAGTCACAACACACATTAGTTTTAGTTGTCATTTTCTGTTGCACAACTGTTTAATATTCCTAATGACAACTAaaagaattcatgctaaaaaTGGCTAGTTGGAAATATAATTGAACTATAATTGAAAAGGTACTGTAAAGTTAAACTACACTTTGAAGGACTAGTTTTActaaataattttttttatgtaTCAACATATCAAACAACCACAACTTTCCCAATTTCAACAGAAATGGAAGTGCCCCCACTTTTCAGTCACAAAGTCATCACCGGATTAACTCAACTTCACACCAAACATTTCATTGTTTTGTCATTTACGAGTTAGGCCCAACTACCAGTTTCGTTGTGAAGTGCACTTTTCTAAAATCATGTTATAAATTAATTGTGATTTCCTAATATTACAGGTGTATTTCAAGAAAACAGTGCATTTCCAATAAATTTATGAAATATTTAAAATTTAGGCATATGCATTTTTGGAATTATGCATAAGTTTCTTTTCACACAAATTTTCAAATTCTAAAAGTACCATGCATAGGGTTTTAGTAACTTCATCATAGGATGATAGATCATAGGGCTGATAGGTGTGTCTGTAAGTTATTGGAATGAATGTCCCCTTGTATAATATGGTTATATTTCAAATGGAACCGACAGGAAACTATACATAAACATAAAATTACTGAAAAGGATATCAGGATAGTCAAAGCCTTGCCATCGCAGAAGTCTCATTGGGATCTGCCTCGTAAGAGAAGTTTGCTCCAGAATTGGCCATGGATGTCAACTTTGGCATCATATTGTTTGTTTGGTCTTCATGAAACAGCATACAGTGAGGTAATTATCAGTCTGTTTCAGAATTCTTGTCCATGATACTTTGCATATGCTACAGGTCTTGCAAATCCAGTTAAATAGTTTCCCCGGCAAATCCTTTCAATAATACGAAATTATTTTCTCTTCAAAATCTACTGTTTTGGTTAAACTTTAAAACTTTGAACTTGCTGATAGTTTAGCTCTAAATTATTTTGCAACACTAGATACTTTCCATATGGGCAGTGAGTGACAGAAAGTACGGTGGTCTTACCTTCACATCTGGAGATATTGGTCAGGTTCTTTCCATGGCAGGTATATATTGCATCCCTCTGGCTTGGCATTTTCTTCTTAACATTTTGATTTGTTCATAAAACATTCTACACGATT encodes:
- the LOC124656384 gene encoding protein ZINC INDUCED FACILITATOR-LIKE 1-like — its product is MDRRKVSLRGSIPYKELFYVGATSLAASLPITCLFPFMYFMVRDFHIAKTEEDIGSYAGFLAASYMIGRGITSIFWGIASDRLGRKPVIVFAMLSVVILQTLFGLSTKYWMAIAARLLLGSLNGILGPVKAYAIEVCPTEHQALGISIVNTMWGFGIVIGPGLGGYLSQPAEKYPQIFSKESVLGRFPYLLPCLAVSFFAAVVLISCIWLPETIHKHKITEKDIRIVKALPSQKSHWDLPRKRSLLQNWPWMSTLASYCLFGLHETAYSEILSIWAVSDRKYGGLTFTSGDIGQVLSMAGASLLVYQLFVYSWVIKILGPLISSRIASTLSIFLLATFPFMTYLSGAKLSFALYSAAMTKSVLGITISTGMCLLQNNAVRQDQRGTANGISASALSFFKAIAPVGAGVLFSWAQKRQDATFFPGDQVVFLMLILVQLCGLISTFEPFLVLPPVEECS